One genomic segment of Acidimicrobiia bacterium includes these proteins:
- a CDS encoding universal stress protein — protein sequence MEKIVVGFIRSPEGEAALNKAIDEAKLRQAQLIVVHSMYGGRREEETEVLAYRQELDAVDAKLTEEGVNHTMHEYVRGLSPSEDLTRTAKEVDADLIVIGLRRRTPTGKFLLGSNAQEILLDADCPVLAVKAAK from the coding sequence ATGGAGAAGATCGTCGTCGGTTTCATCAGGTCGCCGGAAGGTGAGGCTGCGCTGAACAAGGCCATCGACGAGGCGAAGCTGCGCCAGGCCCAGTTGATCGTGGTTCATTCCATGTACGGAGGACGGCGCGAGGAGGAAACCGAGGTTCTTGCCTACCGGCAGGAACTCGATGCGGTCGACGCCAAGCTCACAGAGGAGGGGGTCAACCACACGATGCACGAGTACGTGCGCGGGCTCTCACCGTCTGAAGACCTCACCCGCACGGCGAAAGAAGTCGATGCCGACCTCATCGTGATCGGCCTTCGCCGACGGACACCGACCGGGAAATTCCTGCTCGGCTCGAACGCGCAGGAGATCCTCCTGGATGCCGATTGCCCGGTCCTGGCGGTGAAGGCGGCCAAGTAG
- a CDS encoding dodecin family protein, protein MSESVYKLVELVGSSTESWEKAAAAAVGKARSSLRDLRIAEVTKLDMNLDDDGKIVAYRARVSISFKMED, encoded by the coding sequence ATGAGTGAGAGCGTCTACAAGCTCGTCGAGCTCGTCGGATCGAGCACTGAGTCGTGGGAGAAGGCTGCTGCGGCCGCCGTCGGCAAGGCGCGCAGTTCGCTGCGGGATCTCCGCATCGCAGAGGTGACCAAGCTCGACATGAACCTCGATGACGATGGAAAGATTGTCGCATACAGGGCCAGGGTGAGCATCTCCTTCAAGATGGAGGACTGA
- a CDS encoding acyl-CoA dehydrogenase C-terminal domain-containing protein, protein MADYTPPLRDIKFVFSNIVDLAGLATLEGFEHADPDTVFGALDEGGRFMAEVVAPTNIIGDKEGVVLSQDGVVVTPEAFKGAYRAYVEAGWGAVPFPPEYGGHGFPWVVGLALQEMLAASNMAFSLNPMLTQGAIEAIVLHGDDELRATYLEKLITAEWSGTMCLTEPQAGSDLGTVRTKATPQDDGTYRIKGQKIFITWGDHDLADNVIHLVLARTPDGKPGTKGLSMFVVPKYIVNKDGSLGESNEVSVVSLEHKLGIHASPTAVMAFGDHEGSVGYLVGAEFDGMKNMFTMMNSARLSVGLQGLAISERAYQDALAYAQERRQGRAVGTEPGDSSLIIEHPDVRRMLLTQRAYIEAMRSLLYFNAEAMDIALNHPNPEERERAAELADLLTPLSKAWSTDLGVELTSLALQVHGGMGYIEETGVAQHFRDARIAPIYEGTNGIQAMDLVGRKLPMRAGELVREFIGRMAALDKDLEAAGEDLATIRRSLTDGIAALSDATMWLAQRGMANINDALAAATPYLRMFATVTGGWFMARQALAAKAALDNGSPDDDFLKAKIVTARFYAEQLLPQASGLLGAVKGGSDILFEIEPAFLGV, encoded by the coding sequence ATGGCCGACTACACACCCCCGCTGCGTGACATCAAGTTCGTTTTCTCCAATATCGTCGACCTGGCCGGTCTCGCCACCCTCGAAGGGTTCGAGCATGCCGACCCCGACACCGTCTTCGGTGCTCTCGACGAAGGTGGCCGCTTCATGGCTGAAGTCGTGGCCCCGACCAACATCATCGGTGACAAAGAAGGTGTGGTCCTCTCCCAGGATGGAGTCGTCGTCACACCCGAGGCTTTCAAGGGCGCCTACCGGGCCTACGTAGAGGCCGGTTGGGGCGCCGTGCCCTTCCCGCCCGAATACGGAGGTCACGGATTCCCGTGGGTCGTCGGCCTGGCGCTTCAGGAGATGCTGGCGGCCTCCAACATGGCGTTCTCCCTCAATCCGATGCTCACCCAGGGGGCCATCGAAGCGATCGTGTTGCATGGTGACGACGAACTCCGGGCCACCTACCTCGAGAAGCTGATCACCGCCGAGTGGTCCGGGACGATGTGCCTGACCGAGCCACAGGCCGGCTCTGATCTCGGGACCGTACGCACCAAGGCGACCCCGCAGGACGACGGCACCTATCGAATCAAAGGTCAGAAGATCTTCATCACCTGGGGCGACCACGATCTCGCAGACAACGTGATTCACCTGGTGCTGGCCAGAACGCCCGATGGCAAACCAGGCACCAAGGGCCTCTCGATGTTCGTCGTGCCGAAGTACATCGTGAACAAAGACGGCAGCCTCGGAGAATCCAACGAGGTGTCCGTCGTCTCGCTCGAGCACAAGCTCGGCATCCATGCCAGCCCCACCGCGGTAATGGCATTCGGCGACCACGAAGGATCGGTTGGATACCTCGTGGGTGCGGAGTTCGACGGCATGAAGAACATGTTCACGATGATGAACAGCGCTCGCCTCTCGGTCGGCCTACAGGGACTGGCCATCTCAGAGCGGGCATACCAGGACGCACTGGCCTACGCCCAGGAGCGACGGCAAGGCCGGGCCGTTGGCACCGAACCCGGTGACAGCTCTCTGATCATCGAACACCCGGACGTGCGCCGCATGCTGCTGACGCAACGCGCCTACATCGAGGCCATGCGCTCGTTGCTGTACTTTAACGCCGAAGCCATGGACATCGCCCTCAATCATCCGAACCCCGAAGAACGTGAGCGTGCCGCCGAGTTAGCCGACCTCCTCACTCCCCTGTCGAAGGCCTGGTCGACGGACCTCGGGGTAGAGCTCACCTCGCTCGCCCTCCAGGTGCACGGCGGCATGGGCTACATCGAGGAGACGGGCGTAGCCCAGCATTTTCGCGATGCCCGCATCGCACCCATCTACGAAGGGACCAACGGCATCCAGGCAATGGATCTAGTTGGGCGGAAGCTGCCCATGCGGGCAGGCGAATTGGTCCGCGAGTTCATCGGCCGTATGGCTGCCCTCGACAAGGACCTGGAAGCTGCCGGGGAAGACCTGGCGACGATCCGCCGCAGCCTGACGGATGGCATCGCCGCGCTCTCGGACGCCACGATGTGGCTGGCACAAAGAGGCATGGCGAACATCAATGATGCGCTTGCCGCCGCCACGCCGTACCTGCGAATGTTCGCCACCGTGACCGGCGGTTGGTTCATGGCCCGCCAGGCGCTGGCGGCCAAGGCGGCACTCGACAACGGATCGCCGGATGACGACTTCCTGAAGGCCAAGATCGTGACGGCGCGGTTCTATGCCGAGCAGCTGCTTCCGCAGGCCTCCGGTTTACTCGGCGCGGTCAAGGGCGGGTCCGACATTCTGTTTGAGATCGAGCCGGCCTTTCTCGGGGTCTAG
- a CDS encoding GNAT family N-acetyltransferase, with product MPVGTHPIVTLTLRDGLPVRIRPVTRADRDLLAKGFQSLSEASRNQRFFTPIGQLSGSQLTYLTDIDHIDHFAWGIETEDGIGVGIARYVRTGPDIAEAAFTIADDFQGRGLGWTMFRALALVAVDHDLGRFEMTMLADNAAMTRLARKAGARFEAPSDGTIRAELDLDPAIWSDLSEAAALRDLAAGAAGAG from the coding sequence ATGCCAGTCGGCACCCACCCCATCGTCACACTGACGCTTCGCGACGGACTACCTGTTCGCATCCGTCCGGTGACGCGCGCAGACCGCGACCTACTTGCCAAGGGGTTTCAGAGTCTGTCTGAAGCGTCCCGGAATCAACGTTTCTTCACGCCGATCGGCCAACTATCGGGAAGTCAGCTCACCTACCTCACCGACATCGACCACATCGACCATTTCGCGTGGGGAATCGAGACGGAGGACGGCATCGGGGTCGGAATCGCCAGGTACGTACGTACAGGGCCGGACATCGCCGAAGCGGCGTTCACGATCGCGGATGACTTCCAGGGTCGTGGACTCGGGTGGACGATGTTCCGGGCTCTCGCCCTGGTGGCTGTCGATCATGATCTCGGACGCTTCGAGATGACCATGCTGGCGGATAATGCCGCGATGACACGCCTGGCCCGCAAAGCCGGAGCCCGGTTCGAAGCGCCGAGCGATGGAACGATCCGGGCAGAACTCGACCTCGACCCGGCCATCTGGTCGGACCTCTCCGAAGCAGCCGCTCTGCGCGATCTGGCGGCCGGTGCGGCCGGCGCCGGCTGA